The Tissierella sp. genome includes the window AATTTTGAAGACAAGTTTATTTTCTTGAAAGAATTAGATAATAATCAAAGTCTTGAAGGATTTTTATTTCCATCAACATATGAAATTTATATTGGTTCATCAGAAGAAGAAATAATAGAAAAAATGCTAAATGAATTCGATAAAATATATAAGAAAGATATAGAACCAAGGCTAAAAGATATTGATTTAACTTTAAACGAGGCTATTACCCTTGCATCCATAGTAGAGAGAGAGGGTAAAGTGGATAAAGAGAGACCCTTAATGTCTGCAGTATTTCACAATAGACTAGACCAAGGAATGATGTTGCAATCATGTGCGACTGTTCAATATATTTTAGGGGAAAGAAAAGAAGTTCTAAGTAACGAAGATACTAGAACTCCATCCCCATATAATACCTATATTCACGAAGGTTTGCCGCCAGCACCAATAGCATCACCGGGTAAAGCTTCTTTAATTGCAGCAGTGCAACCAGCAGATGTAGATTATTTATTCTTTGTACTAACAGGGAATGATGGCACTCATACATTTACTACTACTTATAAAGATCATTTAAATGCTAAACCAAAGAAATAAAGAGGATGATAAAATTGAGTCAGATAAACGAAGAGTATATTGAAGGCTATATACGAGGTTTGTTGCCCGATAATAATTGTAATCTAAAAGCAATGGAAAAATACGCAGAAGATAATCATGTTCCTATTGTTCAGCCTGAAGTGGCGCAATTATTAAAGGTTTTATTAAAGATTAAATGTCCAAAGAATATATTGGAGATAGGCACTGCAATTGGATACTCTGCTTTAATTATGGCAGAAAATACATCTGTTGAATGCAAAATTACTACTATCGAACGGCGAAAAGATATGATAGAATTAGCAATAGAAAATATATCTAAAACTAAGTATCTGGAAAGAATTAAAATATTAGAGGGAGAAGCAGAAGATATATTATCTACTTTAGAAGAAAAATATGATTTTATATTTCTAGATGCTGCTAAAGGTCAATATATGGATTTTTTCAAAGAATGTATAAGGTTACTTAATCCAGGCGGTATTATTGTCTCAGATAACGTTCTTTATAAGGGAATGGTTGCAACAGATGACCTTGTTATAAGAAGGAAAAAGACCATAGTAAAAAGACTTAGACAATTTCTACAATATATAAATCATATAGAAGGTTATACATCTTCCATAATTCCAATTGGTGATGGAATAGCAATAACTTATAGAGAGGAGTAACATTTTGAATAATATAGAACTATTAGCTCCAGCAGGAGATTTAGAAAAGTTAAAAATGGCAATTACTTACGGTGCAGATGCAGTATATCTTGGAGGAGATAGCTTTGGCCTTAGGAAGGCGTCAAAGAATTTTTCAATTGATCAAATCGAGGAAGGAATAAGATTTGCTCATGAAAGAGGAAAAAAAGTATATATTACATTGAACATCGTCCCTCATGATGAGGATATGAATGGTCTAGAGGAATATGTAACTAAGCTTCATGAAATAAATACAGATGCAGTTATTGTTTCTGATCCGGGAATGTTTTCTATAATTAAGAGGACAGTGCCTAACTTACCTATTCATTTAAGTACTCAGGCTTCCGTAACTAATTATGAAACAATAATGTTTTGGTATAATCTTGGAATAAGGAGAATAGTCCTCGCTAGGGAATTGTCTTTTAAAGAAATAGAGGCTATGACTGATAGGCTTCCAAAGGATTTAGAAATTGAAACCTTTGTACATGGAGCAATGTGCATGTCATATTCAGGTAGATGTCTAATAAGCAACTATATGACTGGTAGAGATTCCAATAGAGGAGATTGTGCCCATGGATGTAGATATAAATACAATCTAGTTGAAGAAAAGAGACCAGGAGAATATTTTCCAGTTTATGAAGATGAAGATGGAACATTTATTATGAATTCAAAGGACCTTTGCATGATAGAGTATATTCCTGAGTTGGTTAAATCTGGTATTGTTAGTTTTAAAATTGAAGGTAGAGTAAAGAGTTCTTACTATGTAGCCACTGTAATTAGAGCATATAGAATGGCCATAGATGAATATCTTAAAAATCCAGAAAACTATAAATACGATGATAAATGGTTACATGAAATAAAGAAAGCTAGTCATAGAGATTTTACTACAGGTTTTTATTTTGGAAAGCCAAGTACTGATGCCCAAGTATATACAACATCGTCTTATATTAGAGGTTATGATTTTGTTGGACTTATTTTAGATTATGATGAGGAAACTAAGATTGCAACTGTAGAGCAAAGAAATAGAATGTTTGTAGGTGAGACTATTGAAGTATTTGGACCAAAGAAAGAGTACTTTAGTCAAACTATTGAAAAAATGTGGGATGAAGAAGGAACTGAAATAGATGTGGCACCTCATCCACAGCAAATAGTGAAAATTCTCATGGCAGAACCTGTAAATAAAATGGATATGATTAGAAAGGGAAGGGAGGATGAGTAAGATTGAAAAGACCAATACTCATAGGAATAACAGGTGGGACAGGCTCGGGAAAATCTACTGTATCTAAAGAAATCTTTAAATCAATCCATGAAAAGAAAATTTGTATAATTGAGCAAGATTCATATTATAAGGATCAATCTAACTTAACCTATGAGGAAAGAGTTAAAACAAATTATGATCATCCTTTTGCTTTTGATAATGAACTATTAGTTGAACATTTAAAATGTTTATTAAGTAGCAAATCCATAGAAAAGCCCATATATGATTTTGAGAAGCATACTAGAAAAATAGACACAATAACCGTAGAACCTAAAGATATAATAATATTAGAGGGTATTTTAATATTATCTGAAAAAGATATACGCGACTTATTAGATATCAAAATATTTGTAGATACTGATTCTGATGTAAGGGTTATTAGAAGAATACTAAGAGATATTAAAGATAGAGGTAGAACTCTTGATTCTGTGATATTCCAGTATATGGAAACAGTAAGACCAGCACATCTTCAATTTATTGAACCTACTAAAAGATATGCAGATATTATAATACCAGAAGGCGGATACAATAAGGTAGCTATAGATATAATAGTAGCTAAAATAAATGCAATATTAAATAATTAGTTTTAATCTCCCTGAAAGTGGAAACACTAACTAGGGAGGTTTTTTTATGGCAAGATCTAAGAAGAATGTAATTCATACTAGAATAAAGCTATTTAAATATATTAGTTCTATAGTCTTTTTAGTACTATTGATAAGGCTATATGATTTACAAGTAAATGATAAGGAAAACCTTAAGTTGCAAGGATTAAGACAGAGGAGTACTGAAATAAATTTAAGCTCCAAAAGAGGAATAATATATGATCGAAATTTGATTCCAATGACAAATATAGAAAAGACTAAAACATTAATTGCTTCAAAAGGAGAAATATTAAAAAATGAAGAGCTTTTGGATAAAATTGTAAAAAATACGAGTTTATCTATTAATGAATTGAATATAATACTGAATTCTCCAGAAAAATTAGCATATATTCCATTAAAAAAAGTAATAGATATTGAAGATGCAAATAATATATTTATACTTGATATTGTAGATAGATATTCAAAATCCAATTTATTATCTCATGTTATTGGATATGTAAATAAAGCAGAAAATAAGGGAGAATATGGGATAGAAAAGATATATGATGAATTTTTGAGTAAATCAGATAAAGCTTCCTTGTTTATAGAATATGACAAAAGAAGGTCTTTAATTCTTGGATCTGCTTACCATGTAGATAATACTATAGACTCTGAAGATCCTGCTGGTGTTCAATTAACAATAGATTCAAAAATACAGCAAATAGTAGAAGAAATCCTTGATAAGAATAATATTAAAGGAGCTGTTATAGTATCAGAAGTAAGTTCAGGAGAGATATTATCATTAGTTAGTAGGCCGAATTTTGATCAAGATAATATTGCTGATTACTTCAATAAAGATGATATGGCATTATATAACAAAGCAATACAAGTATCATATCCTCCTGGCTCAATTTTTAAAATTGTGGTTCTTTTAGCAATCTTAGAAGAAAATCCTACCTATTTAAACCACCAATTTTACTGTAATGGATACGAGAATATTAATTCATTAACAATAAAATGCAATAGTACTCATGGTCATATATCTTTAAAAGATGGTTTTGCCAAATCATGCAATTCAGTTTTTATTCAGATAGGCAAAGAAATTGGATCTAAGAAAATAATAGATATGGCCAAAACCTTAGGTCTTGGTGAGAAGATAAATATTGGACTCATTGAAGAAGTAGAAGGTTCACTACCAGAAGGAGAAGAATTATTGGGACCTGCAATAGGAAATATATCCATTGGTCAGGGAAAGATAGAAACCACTCCATTACAAATTTCGAATTTACTATTGATTATTGCAAACAATGGTATCCAAAAGGATATGACAATAGTTCAAGGCATTACTACAAAGGATGGAAAAATAATTAAAAGATATAATAAAAATGAAAATGAAATGCTAATAAGCAATTACTCAGCTGAAGTAGTACAGGAATTATTGGAGGAAGTAATGTTAACAGGAACTGCCAGAGCAATAAATCTAAATGATATTGGTGGAGCAGCAGGTAAAACTGGATCAGCTGAAGGGCTATTAAGAGGAGAAGAAACAATCCATGGTTGGTTTGCAGGATATTATCCTAGAAAAAATCCCAAGTATGTAATTACTGTATTAGTAGAAGAGGCAAATTCAGGATCAAAATCTGCAGCTCCAGTATTTAAGAATATTTGTGAAGAAATATATAGGTTAAATTATTAGGACTTGCACAAAACTAACTCCATTTACATATATTTATATATGAGTAATGGGGGTGAAAAGTTTGAAAAATATGCTTTTATTGGTTCTAAGCATTGTATTAAGACCATTTGTAATTCTCTGTGGTTATATGATCAACTCGAATTCTTTTCCGAAACCACTCTCTAGTGATGAAGAAAAAATGTTTTTAGATCTTTATTCAAAAGGAGATGAAAGAGCAAGAAATGTGTTAATAGAAAGAAACTTAAGATTAGTAGCCCATATTGTAAAAAAATATAATAACACTGGTAAAGATACGGATGATCTAATCTCTATAGGAACCATAGGATTAATTAAAGCGATATCAACTTATAACCCTACAAAAGGAACAAGACTTGCTACATATGCTGCTAGATGTATTGAAAATGAAATTCTCATGACAATACGTTCAGCAAAAAAGACTAAGGTAGAATTATCTTTATACGAACCAATTGGTATGGATAAAGAAGGAAACGAGATAAACTTATTGGATATATTGGGTTCAGATGTAGATGAAGTTCTAGATGAGGTACATTTAAAACTGCAAGTCAAAAACTTATATAAAGCTATAAACCAAACTTTGAAAGATAGAGAAAAAGTTATAATTGAGCTTAGATATGGACTTATTGATGGATCTTGTAAAACTCAGAGAGAAATAGCTGCAATGTTAGGGATTTCTCGATCTTATGTATCTAGAATTGAAACAAGAGCACTTGGTAAGCTAAATAAAGTTTTAATGAATAAATAAAATAATCTAGATGAATTATATAATCCCCCTAATATAAAAAGGATTAAGCAGCCTTCCTTCGATAGAATATCGAACTTAGGCTGCTTAATTACTTCCTTTAAATAACTTAACATTTTTCAAAATTTACAATTTGATTATTATTTGAATTATCTAATCTTTTCTTATCTTATCGGAGCTGTTATTCTTCTAATTATATCTTCTACTTCTGTAGCAAATCCAGATATTGGATTCCCATTGTTTATTCTTGTATTCATGTTCTTAATTCTAGTATTAATATTAGGGTCAGCGGTTACTTGTATAGTTTCTATATTTCTATCAGCAACCTTTACAGCAGCATCTATTTTTTGTTTAAGATTAGAACTTATAGTTCTGTTATTATTGTTGCTTAAATTACATCCAACTACAGCAGTATTTCCATTAATTAAAACTGAAGCACTTTCTACCTCTGGTAATGCTGCTACTCTTTTAGCTATAGCGTTTGCTCTAGTTCCTAAATTGTTAGTGTTAGTAGTTAGATTATTGTTGTTAGTAGCTAGATTATTATTGTTAATCATACCTAAATCACTATTGGTGTTATTTCTTACCATTCCATTGTTAAGATTTAGGTCATTACCTAACATCCCATTATTTAGATTATCTCTCCTACCATTGTTTAGGCTGGTATTTAATCTATTATTGGTATTGCCATCATTCATCCAACGGTTGTTAGCATTATTAGGTAATCTTGCCTGTGTAGACATATTTCCCATTCTGCCATTAGTACCACATCCTGCTACTGCTGCTACCAAAATTAAAGATAAAACTATTAGACTTATTTTATTTTTTTTCAAATTATCCACCTCCTAAGAATAGTCTTACACATAATAGATATATTATTTAGACTAATTTTTATCCAATTTGTATAATCTAACCAACTTTTTAAATTTATGTTTATTCATTAGTGTAATTATGAGCATAAACGAGTGTTCTCTATTATTTGCCAAAATATGATGCTATAATTTTTATAATTAGGAGGTATTTTATGAACATAACATATGAAACTAATCTTTATTGTTTAATTGGTAATCCCATAGAAAAATCCTTATCTCCAATAATACATAATAGTATTTTTGAAATTTTTGATAGAAATTGTGTATATCTATCATTTAATATTAATGGAGAAGATTTAGAAAATACTATTAATGCTTTTAGGGCAATGAAAGTAAAAGGGTTTAATGTAACAATTCCACATAAAAAAAATATAATAAAATATTTAGATGATATAACTACAGAAGCTAAAATAATGGGAGCTGTTAATACTGTAAAGAATGAAAATGGTAAATTTGTTGGTTACAATACAGATGGAGAAGGTTTTATTCAAACTTTTTCTAATAATAACATAGATTTAAAGGATAAAAATATTCTACTTTTAGGTTCAGGTGGCGCTGCATTTTCTATTGGAGTAACATTAGCTATGCAAGACATAAATAGCATATATATAGGAAATAGAAATATAGAGTCTTGCATTTTACTTAAAGAAAAGATTAACTCAATAAATAATAAAATTATAACTAATGTAGATAATTTACAACTCGAAAATATAGATAAAAAATCCATTGATATTATTATTAATTCCACACCTATAGGTATGTATCCTATGGAAGATATGTCTCCTATAGAATTAAATGGATATTCTAAAGAAACCATTGTTTACGATATAGTATATAAGCCACTGGAAACAAAACTACTATACGAATCAAAATTAAAGGGTTTTAAGGTTTTTTCGGGTATATCAATGCTATTAAATCAAGCTATTTTAAGTCAAAAAATTTGGTTTGATCTAAAAGAAATTAATTTTAAAATAATTGAAAAACTAGCAGGAAATTTAAGCTCTTATGTCGAATAGTATAATAAATCATAATATTTTGAATTTACATTAATTCCTATATATTTTTACTAAACTTAAGAGGTGAGAATATGGCAAATACAAAATTGAAACTAGGGGAACTTTTAGTTTCTGCTGGAAAATCAACAGAAGAGCAATTAGGCATACCTCATGTAGATTTAGACAAATATCCAATTAATGCAAAGGTAGCAACGATTATTCCGGAAATTATAGTTAGAAGATACGAACTTATTGCAATCGATAAACATGAGGAAGTACTGGTTGTGGCAATGGTTGATCCATTAAATATATTTGCACTAGATGATGTAAGATTATTTGTTAAATCGGAGATTCAGCCAGTTATTGCCAATAAAGAAAAGTTACTTAAAGTTGTAGATGAGTTTTACAGTAGTCATATTGCAATAAAGGTATTAGAAGAATTTGAAGACAATTATTCCCCAATAAACACTGATGATATCCAAAATCAAGAATTACTTGAGGTAACTTCAGCTCCAATTGTAAAATTACTTAATTCAATAATCGAACAAGCTGTAAGGGATAGAGCTAGTGATATACATATAGAGCCAAATGCAGATGATATAAGGGTAAGATTTCGTATTGATGGAGAGCTTAATGAAATAATGACTTTAGCTCGCCATAGCTTGTCTCCTATAATAACAAGGATAAAGATAATGGGTAAGATGAATATTGCAGAAAAAAGAATATCCCAAGATGGTAGAGTAGAGACAATGATAAATAATAAAGAAATAGATATGAGAATTTCAACTTTGCCTACAATATATGGGGAGAAAACAGTAATAAGATTATTGGATAGATCTAACTTTGGTTATTCAAAAGAATCACTAGGATTCAGTAATAAAGATCTGGAAAGATTTGATAATATCCTGGCTCAACCTTATGGAATGATTTTGGTTACTGGACCTACTGGAAGTGGAACGGTATTTAGATAGTTTTATATCTTTATTAGTAAAGAATTGTATTCCTAATAATTCATCCTCACCATTCCAATATATTTTATCCACTATAGTTTGAATAAAGCATTTTTTCTGCTCATTGTCTAATTCATTTGCTAGTTTCGCAAAGTTGACAATATTGTTTACAACAAAATTTACATTATCAGATTCTTTTTTAGTTTTTTCATTTGATTTTTCTAGCTCAATTATCTCTTCTTTGATTTTTTGTAACTCTTTATCTTTATTTTCAATTTGAGGAAGTATGTAATTTGACGCAATAGAATTTTTAGGTAATTCATTGACCAATATGTCTATTTCATTTAAAAGTTCTTTTTTACGGTTTTCTAACTTATTTATAATATTTCTATTATTATCATTTTCATCATCTTTATTTATTTCTTTCATTTTTTTCAAAAATATCTCTTTTGATTGTGATAATTCCAGTATTTTTTCTATAATTGTATAATCAATATCAATTCCATTGACATTAGGATTGTTACATTTATCCATACCCGATGCAGTTTTTAAATTACAAACATAATAATGAGGTGATGTGCCATCTTCTCTTTTACGACCATACATTATATTCATAGCAGACCCACAGTGAGCACACTTTAAAATACCACCTAATAGTGCAACTGTAGAAGTGCCGGTTCTTGTAATTTCCATATTATTTACATCTAATTGTTTTTGTACTTCTAACCATTTATCTGGATTTATAGTCCCGATATGCTTTGCAACAGCACCTATCCATTCGCTTTTATCATTCTTCATACCTTTCCCATTTATTTTATTGTATATGAGAATACCTCTTTGGCCATTCAATCTGTCTTTTCCTGCAATTGAAATACCTCTATCTTCTAAGTAATCAGATATTTCCTCGTTAGCCTTAGAATAAGCTGGGTTTCTTAATATATCAGATATAACTCTAGTAGAAAAATAAGCATCATTTTTAGTTTTATAATTGTTTTGTATTAAGAATTTTCGAACTTGATGAATCGAACCTAACTCTAAATACTTATCATAAAAAAACTCTACCAAATCCATTTCTTTACTTATTGGTTTTAACTTTGTTAGTGACTTCTCTTTATAATCCTTATCTAAATATGGTACTTTTTCCGATTCAAATCCCAAAGGAGGAACTCCGCCAAGCCATCTTCCAGTTGTGGCTAATTGAAGCATATTGTCTTTAATTCTCTCAGATATGGTTTCTCTTTCTAATTGAGAAAAGACACTAGCTATATACATCATAGCCCTTCCCATTGGTGTAGATGTATCAAATTGCTCTTTAATTGATACAAAAGCTATATTATAATTATTTAATTCTTCTATAGTAGATGAAAAATCAGCAACATCTCTAGAAACTCTATCTAACCTATAACAGATTAGGACATCAAATTTCTTCTCTCTAGCATCATTCATAAGTTCTTGGAATTTAGGCCTATTGATATTTCCACCAGAGAAACCCTCATCCTCATACACATAAATATCTTTTATGTTCTCAAAATGTCTATTTGCATATTCTTTACACATTAAAATTTGATTCTCTATACTTTCTCCTTTGCCAGTAAATTTTGATTTACGGGAGTATATAGCTATTTTCATAATATCACTCCTGATTATTATATTTTTCTTCTAAGTTCTTTTACTATTCCTACAATCTTGACTTCTCCAGGGTGATTATATGTTCTTGGTGAATAATTAGGATTTATAGGCTTTAATTCAATTTTGCCTGTTGTTTTCTTTACTGTTTTTAGGGTAGCTTCAAATCCATTAACATAGCAAGCACAATCATCACCCGTCTCACAGTCAGGCTGCACTAAAATAATTACTGTATCTCCTTCTAAATATTTTGGATACATAGAATCTCCTTTAACTTTCAATGCTATATACTTTTTATTTCCCTTCATCCACTCTACTGGAATATCAACCTCGCCTTGAATATCTTCAATGGCTTCAAGTGGCATGCCAGCAGGTATAGATCCATATACAGGAATTGTTATGGAATTGTTATATTCATCTGACATTTCCCAACCTAACAGATGGGCAGGAAGAACCCCCAGTGCTTTAGCAAATTTTTTTACCATTTCGATATCCACATTTTTTATTTTACCTTTTTCGTATCTTTGAACTGTGCTTTCACTAAGGTCAACCAAATCACCTAATTGTTTTAAAGTTATTTCTTTATTAATTCTTGCTTTGTAGATTCTTTTTCCCAATTCTAAATTATATTCGCTCATATAGAACACCTCCATAATGCAATTATACCTATATCTGATGTGTTATGCAAGAAATATTATACAAATTATAAAAAAACTTGCACATAGTGCTTGACAATAATCGACCGTTAAATTATACTTAAATCACAACTTGTACAACATGCAAGTTTAAAGGAGGTGTTTGAATGAATATTGACAAGTTAAAAGGGAAGTTAGTTGAAAAAAAGAAAACTTATGAAGATTGTGCAAATGCATTAGATGTTAGTATTACAACATTTAGCAACAAAATGAATGGAAGAGGTAGCTTATACATTGAAGAAGTTAATATCTTATCCAACTTTCTTGATTTGACAAATACTGAAAAAATAGATATTTTTTTAGACTAAAACTTGTACAACACGCAAGAAAGGAGAGGAGTCAAGATGAGTATTAAAAAAAGGAAAAGGCGGGAACCAAGATTACTAAATTGTATCATCTTAAATCCAATCGAAGATACTGAAAGCCAAGAATTCTATGATGACTTAGTATTCGGAGCATTAGCAACAGCATTAAAAAAATGTTTGACTTCAAGTCAAATAAAGCAAATCATATCTCAAATTGAAGGGGCAGATTAAATGCTAAATCTAATATGTAGCCTAATAGCTAAAATAGTTTTTACTAGCATCAATGGAGTTGTACTCATACTTTTACTAGGTTTTATTTTTTACATCTATTTAGGACAAGCAGAGGACTTTAGAAAGATAGCAAAACAAATAATAAGAGAGGGGAGATAATCGTGGGTTTAGAAAAATTGGATTTTGTGAGAGTAGTTGGTTCTAATGACGAAACTAAAGAGTTTATTGGAGCAGAAGGAATTATCGTAAATACTTTTGGTGATTCTGGCCATCGACATGATGTGGTTTTCTTTAACATGAGTTTACAGAAAAAAGCTATGGACGGTGGAGGGTTACTTTGGAGAGATGAAGATTTAGAAAAATTGGAAGAGATGCTGTAATGGAAAGGTTTGTATTTACATTTAGGGCAGGACACCCACTTTGCCATTGTTATCAAACAGTGCATGCACCTAATAAATCTAAGGCTATTAAAAAAATGAAAGAAACTTATGGCAATTGTTTTGATTTCATACTTTCACAAGATGACTTCTTCACAAGAGAAAACCAGTTAGCTAGAGCAGGGGTGCCTTATAGAAAAGAATTATCACATATTTATTGCAGGGAGGAAGCGAGTTAAATGGATCTAACAATGAAATCACTAGTAGATGATGTAAAAATTGCTAGAAATAAATTAAACGAAATTTCAATAACAGAACCAGACCATATGGATAACGCAATATATAAGTTAAATGAGGCAGAGGAAAAGCTGAATAACTATATCAGAGAAAAGAAGCATAAAGAACAAATAGAAAAGACCTTCCAGCTACCAACTGAAAAAGGTCTTAGGTAAAAACACTCAACTAAATTATATCAAATAAGGGGGAATTAGCAAGTGAAATATAAAGCTGGAGACAAAGTGAGAATTGTATCAAAAAGAATGACAAATATGGCAGATAATGGGGCTATGGATAAGTATTTAGGGACTGTAATGACAATAGATAGAATCATGGGAAGGTCTTATTATATGAAAGAAGATAATAGGCGTTGGTCTTGGTCTGATGCAAATATACAAGGATTAGCTGAGCAGATGAATACTATGACTTTAGATGAATTTAAAAAGAGAGGTCTAAAAGAAGGAGATATTGCTTATTTTGAATGTTTTAATGATTGGGGAATGGTATCAGGAGAAAGGTCTTGCGAGAGTATTAACTCGAAATATTCAGGTTACGCATGGTCTAAAACATTTAGCATAATAGAAAGCGTTTCTAAAATAATATTTAAAGAAGATTGGTTAAGAGCAAACCATATTGAAATAATGAATTTTTTTAGAGGGTATGAAAATTATTCATCTTTTCCTATCATTCGAATAATCAATAAAAAAATGACCA containing:
- the mltG gene encoding endolytic transglycosylase MltG, with translation MENAKMKNKKTKKKETKSIRLFRILFIFAVLAIVGFGAFDYYKQALGPMSKHSPQEVSITIPVASSSTQIADILYDNGLIKNQLLFKYQVKNKNVASKLKAGEYNLSTGMDLDTIIDKLTIGVKNYNTVRFTIPEGYEIRQMADKLSNEGIIDKERFLELVGNKDNFEDKFIFLKELDNNQSLEGFLFPSTYEIYIGSSEEEIIEKMLNEFDKIYKKDIEPRLKDIDLTLNEAITLASIVEREGKVDKERPLMSAVFHNRLDQGMMLQSCATVQYILGERKEVLSNEDTRTPSPYNTYIHEGLPPAPIASPGKASLIAAVQPADVDYLFFVLTGNDGTHTFTTTYKDHLNAKPKK
- a CDS encoding O-methyltransferase, coding for MIKLSQINEEYIEGYIRGLLPDNNCNLKAMEKYAEDNHVPIVQPEVAQLLKVLLKIKCPKNILEIGTAIGYSALIMAENTSVECKITTIERRKDMIELAIENISKTKYLERIKILEGEAEDILSTLEEKYDFIFLDAAKGQYMDFFKECIRLLNPGGIIVSDNVLYKGMVATDDLVIRRKKTIVKRLRQFLQYINHIEGYTSSIIPIGDGIAITYREE
- a CDS encoding U32 family peptidase, yielding MNNIELLAPAGDLEKLKMAITYGADAVYLGGDSFGLRKASKNFSIDQIEEGIRFAHERGKKVYITLNIVPHDEDMNGLEEYVTKLHEINTDAVIVSDPGMFSIIKRTVPNLPIHLSTQASVTNYETIMFWYNLGIRRIVLARELSFKEIEAMTDRLPKDLEIETFVHGAMCMSYSGRCLISNYMTGRDSNRGDCAHGCRYKYNLVEEKRPGEYFPVYEDEDGTFIMNSKDLCMIEYIPELVKSGIVSFKIEGRVKSSYYVATVIRAYRMAIDEYLKNPENYKYDDKWLHEIKKASHRDFTTGFYFGKPSTDAQVYTTSSYIRGYDFVGLILDYDEETKIATVEQRNRMFVGETIEVFGPKKEYFSQTIEKMWDEEGTEIDVAPHPQQIVKILMAEPVNKMDMIRKGREDE
- the udk gene encoding uridine kinase; the protein is MKRPILIGITGGTGSGKSTVSKEIFKSIHEKKICIIEQDSYYKDQSNLTYEERVKTNYDHPFAFDNELLVEHLKCLLSSKSIEKPIYDFEKHTRKIDTITVEPKDIIILEGILILSEKDIRDLLDIKIFVDTDSDVRVIRRILRDIKDRGRTLDSVIFQYMETVRPAHLQFIEPTKRYADIIIPEGGYNKVAIDIIVAKINAILNN
- a CDS encoding penicillin-binding protein 2 — its product is MARSKKNVIHTRIKLFKYISSIVFLVLLIRLYDLQVNDKENLKLQGLRQRSTEINLSSKRGIIYDRNLIPMTNIEKTKTLIASKGEILKNEELLDKIVKNTSLSINELNIILNSPEKLAYIPLKKVIDIEDANNIFILDIVDRYSKSNLLSHVIGYVNKAENKGEYGIEKIYDEFLSKSDKASLFIEYDKRRSLILGSAYHVDNTIDSEDPAGVQLTIDSKIQQIVEEILDKNNIKGAVIVSEVSSGEILSLVSRPNFDQDNIADYFNKDDMALYNKAIQVSYPPGSIFKIVVLLAILEENPTYLNHQFYCNGYENINSLTIKCNSTHGHISLKDGFAKSCNSVFIQIGKEIGSKKIIDMAKTLGLGEKINIGLIEEVEGSLPEGEELLGPAIGNISIGQGKIETTPLQISNLLLIIANNGIQKDMTIVQGITTKDGKIIKRYNKNENEMLISNYSAEVVQELLEEVMLTGTARAINLNDIGGAAGKTGSAEGLLRGEETIHGWFAGYYPRKNPKYVITVLVEEANSGSKSAAPVFKNICEEIYRLNY
- the sigK gene encoding RNA polymerase sporulation sigma factor SigK codes for the protein MLLLVLSIVLRPFVILCGYMINSNSFPKPLSSDEEKMFLDLYSKGDERARNVLIERNLRLVAHIVKKYNNTGKDTDDLISIGTIGLIKAISTYNPTKGTRLATYAARCIENEILMTIRSAKKTKVELSLYEPIGMDKEGNEINLLDILGSDVDEVLDEVHLKLQVKNLYKAINQTLKDREKVIIELRYGLIDGSCKTQREIAAMLGISRSYVSRIETRALGKLNKVLMNK
- a CDS encoding YhcN/YlaJ family sporulation lipoprotein encodes the protein MKKNKISLIVLSLILVAAVAGCGTNGRMGNMSTQARLPNNANNRWMNDGNTNNRLNTSLNNGRRDNLNNGMLGNDLNLNNGMVRNNTNSDLGMINNNNLATNNNNLTTNTNNLGTRANAIAKRVAALPEVESASVLINGNTAVVGCNLSNNNNRTISSNLKQKIDAAVKVADRNIETIQVTADPNINTRIKNMNTRINNGNPISGFATEVEDIIRRITAPIR
- the aroE gene encoding shikimate dehydrogenase, translated to MNITYETNLYCLIGNPIEKSLSPIIHNSIFEIFDRNCVYLSFNINGEDLENTINAFRAMKVKGFNVTIPHKKNIIKYLDDITTEAKIMGAVNTVKNENGKFVGYNTDGEGFIQTFSNNNIDLKDKNILLLGSGGAAFSIGVTLAMQDINSIYIGNRNIESCILLKEKINSINNKIITNVDNLQLENIDKKSIDIIINSTPIGMYPMEDMSPIELNGYSKETIVYDIVYKPLETKLLYESKLKGFKVFSGISMLLNQAILSQKIWFDLKEINFKIIEKLAGNLSSYVE
- a CDS encoding ATPase, T2SS/T4P/T4SS family; the protein is MANTKLKLGELLVSAGKSTEEQLGIPHVDLDKYPINAKVATIIPEIIVRRYELIAIDKHEEVLVVAMVDPLNIFALDDVRLFVKSEIQPVIANKEKLLKVVDEFYSSHIAIKVLEEFEDNYSPINTDDIQNQELLEVTSAPIVKLLNSIIEQAVRDRASDIHIEPNADDIRVRFRIDGELNEIMTLARHSLSPIITRIKIMGKMNIAEKRISQDGRVETMINNKEIDMRISTLPTIYGEKTVIRLLDRSNFGYSKESLGFSNKDLERFDNILAQPYGMILVTGPTGSGTVFR